The Sulfurihydrogenibium sp. genome segment TTGAACTTGTATCCTAAACGCTATTTAGCAGTCTCTCTTTTAGAAGGAAGTCTAAAAGATAATCTTTCCGATGCACTTATACAAGAATTAGAAAAATTAAGAGAAGAAATTAAAAGTATCTATGGAAAAGACGTTAAGACTTTGATTATTGAAGAAAGATACGGGATAGTACTAAGCATTTATGAGCAAGCTGTAAAAAAAGAGCCGGTTAATACAGTAGAAGGTTCGTTATTTTTAGATAATATCTTTTTGCATAAATACTTTGGCATTCCAATATTTTTATTTTTGGTTTGGCTTTCTTTTGAGATTACATTTAAATTTTCTTCCCCTTACGTTGATTTTCTAAATAAAGTTTTGGAAGTAGTTGGTGTCTGGGCTTTACAGATTTTAGAGTCTTTTAATGCGTCGGAGTTTATTAAATCTTTCGTGGCAGATGCTGTAATAGGTGGAGTTGGATTTGTTATTACTTTTGTTCCGGTGCTTTTTGTGCTTTATATAGTCATTTCTTTTTTAGAAGGAAGTGGATATATATCCCGTGCAGCGTTTTTGATGGATAGGTTTATGAGTAGCTTTGGATTGAGCGGAAAATCTTTTATTCCACTGCTTCTTGGTTTTGGTTGTAACGTTCCTGCTGTTTATGCAACAAGGACAATTGAAAGCCAAAAAGAAAAAATCCTTACAACCTTAATGATTCCTTTTATGTCTTGCGGAGCAAGATTAACAGTTTTTGCATTTTTTGTAAGCGTTTTCTTTGAAAATCAAAAAGGTTTAGTTATATTCTCTCTTTATCTGATTGGTATTTTAGTTGCTGTAATTGTAGCGACACTGCTTAATAAGTTTTATTTTAAAACAAAGTCTGAAGTTTTCATTTTAGAGCTACCACCTTACAGAATGCCAACGCTTAAATACATTCTAAACAATGCTTGGGTACGTGTCAAATCTTTCATTGTGGAAGCTGGAACGTTTATTTTTGCAACCTCAATCATAGTTTGGTTTTTAACAAACATTCCTTTTGGAGCCAAAAAAGATGAGTCTTTACTTGCTCAGATTTCTCAAAAAGTATCAGTAATTTTTGAGCCTCTTGGATTTGGAACTTGGCAAGCGACAGCTTCATTATTTTCTGGTTTTGTAGCTAAGGAAGTAGTACTATCAACAATGAGCAATATTTATGTTGGAGAACAGTTGAAAGAAGAAAAGAAAAGTTTATCCTTTCAAGAAGGGTTAAATGAGATTTTTAGCGGCTTTATAGATGCTAACGTAAGTCTTTTTAAAGATTTGGCTTCTACTTTTGGGCTTGTAAAAACAGAAAAGGAAGAGGATGAGTTTAAAGGTCTTGGCTCTGTATTAAAAGAAAGCTTTACACCTGCTCAAGCTTACTCTTTTTTAGTTTTCTTACTTTTATACACTCCATGTCTTGCAACAGTTTTTGCAATAAAACAAGAATTAAACAGTTATAGATGGATGTTTGTATCTATTTTGATAAACTTTACATCTGCTTGGATTGTTAGCTTTGTGGTTTACAATTTGATTAGGTGAGAAAATTTGAAGGTAAGTTGTGAGATATTTATAAAATTCATCAATAAAGTATAATAACTTATAAATAAAAAAGTGCTTATGTTAAGGTCAAAGGATGCATATGAGAAGGCTTAAAATTTCTAGACTTTTAGTAGCTTTTCTATTGCTTATTTTACCCGCCGTAGGATTTGGGGAGGAAAAAGAAAAAAAGCATCCGATAGATATATGGTTAGAAAAATGTATGGAAATAGAAAATTACACTACAGCAGGGATGTTAAGCTGTTCATCTCAAGCTTTAGATAAGTGGGATAAAGAACTAAATAGAATTTATAAGGAGTTAATGAAGAAACTTTCTCCAGAAGAAAGGGAACTTTTAAAACAAAGTCAACTACAATGGGTTAAATTTAGAGATGCCGAGTTTAAGTTTTTAGATAATCTTTACTTAGGAATTGGTACTATGATTCCAGTAATGATAATGGGAGAAAATTAGACATAGTCTCTAGAAGAGTGAAAATGTTAGAAGCATATAATTTTTATGTAAAAGAATGGCAGTTAGATAGAAAAGAACATTTTAAACTAAATAAGAAGGAGGTTAAATAATGAGTGATTGGTTTGAAATAGCATATCGATTGAAAAAGTTTAGAAAGTTTTGGGTAATACCAATTTTTATATTAATTGTTTTGCAGAGTCAAAGTTGGAGTAAGGATA includes the following:
- the feoB gene encoding ferrous iron transport protein B → MLKEIKVALVGNPNVGKTALLNEIAGTDLKVGNWTGVTIEKKEATITFKDYIIRFVDLPGIYSLRNQTAEEKITVDYLLNEKPDVILNILDSTNLKRNLYLTTQLLEFEIPIVVVLNIWDEAIEKGISVDFKKLENLLCSPVISASAKKRLGIDEILENIIQVYENKKFIQCEHFEVEFEKYLKEVLKLVEIYQPVLLNLYPKRYLAVSLLEGSLKDNLSDALIQELEKLREEIKSIYGKDVKTLIIEERYGIVLSIYEQAVKKEPVNTVEGSLFLDNIFLHKYFGIPIFLFLVWLSFEITFKFSSPYVDFLNKVLEVVGVWALQILESFNASEFIKSFVADAVIGGVGFVITFVPVLFVLYIVISFLEGSGYISRAAFLMDRFMSSFGLSGKSFIPLLLGFGCNVPAVYATRTIESQKEKILTTLMIPFMSCGARLTVFAFFVSVFFENQKGLVIFSLYLIGILVAVIVATLLNKFYFKTKSEVFILELPPYRMPTLKYILNNAWVRVKSFIVEAGTFIFATSIIVWFLTNIPFGAKKDESLLAQISQKVSVIFEPLGFGTWQATASLFSGFVAKEVVLSTMSNIYVGEQLKEEKKSLSFQEGLNEIFSGFIDANVSLFKDLASTFGLVKTEKEEDEFKGLGSVLKESFTPAQAYSFLVFLLLYTPCLATVFAIKQELNSYRWMFVSILINFTSAWIVSFVVYNLIR
- a CDS encoding lysozyme inhibitor LprI family protein; translated protein: MRRLKISRLLVAFLLLILPAVGFGEEKEKKHPIDIWLEKCMEIENYTTAGMLSCSSQALDKWDKELNRIYKELMKKLSPEERELLKQSQLQWVKFRDAEFKFLDNLYLGIGTMIPVMIMGEN